In a single window of the Podarcis raffonei isolate rPodRaf1 chromosome 14, rPodRaf1.pri, whole genome shotgun sequence genome:
- the LYSMD4 gene encoding lysM and putative peptidoglycan-binding domain-containing protein 4, with product MRLSEALTQPFQAPASIRKFSSSQVYLFRSRPSDSDDSSSEEELDVMELRARGKEQQRRNARAEKVGDVVLLERQVSKDDNLNKLALQYGCKVADIKRVNNFIQEQDLYALKSIRIPVKVNGMLTETQEGLLPAQRVGLLLPAEPSGSKEGDGSSEDTEQIDQYFRGIDQDIEKATLLDVSPSTDYCIETPNWSPSGRKEIGAGADCGIQWWNAVFIMLLVGIILPVFYIVYFKTQQLEVTTTSNTTLPVNHTDGSVRGTPVLPVLKEPLPTIQTHRGGDFLPSGG from the exons ATGAGGCTGAGTGAGGCATTGACTCAGCCCTTCCAGGCTCCTGCCAGCATCCGAAAGTTCTCAAGCAGCCAAGTTTACCTGTTCAGAAGCAGGCCGTCGGATTCGGATGACTCCTCGTCAGAGGAGGAACTTGACGTCATGGAATTGCGAGCGAGAGGGAAGGAGCAACAGAGGCGCAACGCTCGTGCAGAGAAAGTTGGGGATGTGGTTCTGCTGGAACGCCAAGTTAGCAAAGACGACAATCTGAACAAATTGGCACTGCAGTATGGATGCAAA GTTGCAGATATCAAGCGGGTCAACAACTTCATCCAGGAGCAAGACTTGTATGCGCTAAAATCCATCAGGATTCCAGTCAAGGTCAACGGCATGTTAACAGAGACCCAGGAAGGGTTGTTGCCTGCCCAGAGAGTTGGTCTGTTGTTGCCTGCTGAACCGTCTGGGTCCAAAGAGGGAGACGGCAGCTCCGAAGACACCGAGCAAATCGACCAGTATTTCAGAGGGATCGACCAGGACATTGAGAAAGCAACTCTGCTGGATGTCTCCCCAAGCACAGACTATTGCATCGAAACACCAAACTGGTCACCTTCAGGGAGGAAGGAAATCGGTGCTGGAGCAGACTGTGGGATCCAGTGGTGGAATGCAGTTTTCATTATGCTCCTCGTAGGAATAATTTTGCCAGTGTTTTATATTGTCTATTTTAAAACCCAGCAGCTCGAAGTGACTACTACCTCCAACACAACTCTTCCTGTGAACCACACTGATGGGTCAGTGAGGGGGACACCTGTCCTCCCTGTGCTTAAAGAACCTCTGCCCACTATCCAAACCCACAGAGGAGGAGACTTCCTTCCGTCAGGAGGATGA